From a region of the Streptomyces sp. NBC_01454 genome:
- a CDS encoding phage tail sheath family protein gives MPVNLTYPGVYIDEVKGSVRTITGVPTSVAAFVGYAPRGPVDRPVHVTSWADYETVFGGLQMASPMSYAVYHFFLNGGSDAEIVRVVKADPQQRNTVRFPITGSQRQQLPGGSSPPPPKSASTGRGKRTAEGEAKGTPEGEEGGEASTPDAAATGPAPAPAPPPAAKPAQAAGQPFELLAASPGRWAERLEVTIDRDVVMPDGAGTSAAPSSDKPVFNLFITDFGNGLTETYRNVTTDPDSPRSLDHVLASSQLVRLDPDQANRLADVLPPAGTSQARPLGGSADDRPTSITDYTGSEAEKTGLHQLLKTDIFNVLCLPDCEWLQEQLGDGNISDLLTQAAGLCADRRAILLVDPPASWTAPPNGAPVSVPQLVDQVKNSPVLQGDLAKNAAVYFPRVLAPDPLRGGTLRPFPPSGVMAGLLARTDVQRGVWKAPAGTDASLNGVVDLEVPLTDGNIGLLNPVGVNCLRRLPAAGPVAWGARTLRGDDRLADEWKYLPVRRLALFLEESLFRGTQWVVFEPNDEPLWASIRLNIGAFMNTLFRAGAFQGRTPQEAYLVKCDKENNPQNDIDRGIVNIQVGFAPLKPSEFVIVHIQQLAGQIQV, from the coding sequence ATGCCGGTGAACCTCACCTACCCGGGCGTCTACATCGACGAAGTCAAAGGCTCCGTCAGGACGATCACGGGCGTGCCCACGTCGGTCGCCGCGTTCGTGGGCTACGCGCCCCGGGGGCCGGTCGACCGGCCGGTGCACGTCACGAGCTGGGCCGACTACGAGACCGTGTTCGGCGGCCTGCAGATGGCCAGCCCCATGAGTTACGCCGTCTACCACTTCTTCCTGAACGGAGGGAGCGACGCGGAGATCGTCCGGGTGGTGAAGGCGGATCCGCAGCAGCGGAACACGGTCCGGTTCCCGATCACCGGCTCGCAGCGGCAGCAACTGCCCGGCGGCTCCTCCCCGCCACCACCGAAGAGCGCGAGCACGGGCCGGGGCAAGCGCACCGCCGAAGGGGAGGCCAAGGGCACGCCCGAGGGTGAGGAGGGAGGAGAGGCCAGTACCCCGGACGCGGCCGCTACCGGTCCCGCTCCTGCTCCCGCTCCACCTCCAGCTGCCAAGCCGGCCCAGGCAGCCGGGCAGCCCTTCGAGCTCCTGGCCGCCTCGCCGGGCCGCTGGGCGGAGCGCCTTGAGGTGACGATCGACCGGGACGTGGTGATGCCCGACGGGGCCGGCACGAGCGCAGCCCCGTCCTCCGACAAGCCGGTGTTCAACCTCTTCATCACGGACTTCGGCAACGGCCTGACGGAGACGTACCGCAACGTCACCACCGACCCGGACAGCCCCCGCAGCCTCGACCACGTGCTGGCCTCCTCCCAGCTCGTCCGGCTCGACCCCGACCAGGCCAACCGCCTCGCGGATGTGCTGCCCCCGGCGGGTACCAGCCAGGCCCGGCCCCTGGGAGGAAGCGCCGACGACCGACCGACGTCGATCACCGACTACACGGGCAGCGAAGCGGAGAAGACGGGCCTCCATCAGCTGCTGAAGACCGACATCTTCAACGTGCTCTGCCTGCCCGACTGCGAATGGCTCCAGGAGCAGCTGGGCGACGGAAACATCAGTGATCTGCTGACCCAGGCGGCAGGCCTGTGCGCCGATCGCCGTGCCATCCTTCTGGTCGACCCCCCAGCCTCCTGGACCGCGCCCCCGAACGGGGCTCCCGTGTCGGTGCCCCAGCTGGTCGACCAGGTGAAGAACAGCCCGGTGCTGCAGGGCGACTTGGCGAAGAACGCCGCGGTCTACTTCCCCCGTGTGCTCGCGCCGGACCCGCTGCGCGGTGGGACGCTACGGCCGTTCCCGCCCTCGGGCGTCATGGCCGGCCTCCTCGCCCGAACCGACGTGCAGCGGGGCGTGTGGAAGGCCCCGGCAGGCACGGACGCCTCCCTCAACGGCGTGGTCGACCTCGAAGTGCCGCTGACCGACGGAAACATCGGGTTGCTCAATCCGGTCGGCGTCAACTGCCTGCGACGGCTGCCGGCCGCCGGTCCCGTCGCATGGGGAGCGCGGACCCTGCGCGGGGACGACCGGCTCGCCGACGAGTGGAAGTACCTCCCCGTGCGGCGCCTGGCGCTGTTCCTCGAGGAGAGCCTGTTCCGCGGCACCCAGTGGGTGGTGTTCGAGCCCAACGACGAGCCGCTGTGGGCGTCGATCCGGCTCAACATCGGCGCCTTTATGAACACCCTGTTCCGCGCCGGAGCGTTCCAGGGCCGCACGCCCCAGGAGGCGTACCTGGTCAAGTGCGACAAGGAGAACAACCCGCAGAACGACATCGACCGCGGCATCGTCAACATCCAGGTCGGCTTCGCTCCCCTCAAACCGTCGGAGTTCGTGATCGTTCACATTCAGCAGCTCGCCGGGCAGATTCAGGTCTAG
- a CDS encoding LysM peptidoglycan-binding domain-containing protein: MFEPGSRYHGIATTVHTNPDGRRVSHLRRRFLPQPEELATVGVHVVAAGDRLDRIAARHYGDPEQYWRIADANRALWPGTLTAVPGRRLRLTLPAGVPGGRASDGAGRP; encoded by the coding sequence ATGTTCGAGCCCGGCAGCAGGTACCACGGGATTGCCACGACGGTGCACACCAACCCGGACGGCCGGCGGGTCAGCCATCTGCGGCGCCGGTTCCTGCCGCAGCCGGAGGAGCTGGCGACGGTCGGCGTGCACGTCGTGGCGGCCGGGGACCGCCTCGACCGGATCGCGGCCCGCCACTACGGCGACCCGGAGCAGTACTGGCGCATCGCCGACGCCAACCGGGCGCTGTGGCCAGGGACGTTGACCGCGGTGCCCGGCCGGCGGTTGCGCCTCACCCTGCCCGCCGGTGTGCCGGGAGGCCGCGCCTCCGACGGAGCCGGGCGGCCATGA
- a CDS encoding phage tail protein, with translation MAEVTRRDPFKNFRFRVKFSGATEYIAGISRVSGLKRKTEVVWHRCGGDPGTSRKLPGRTEYEPITLERGCTVDTAFEEWANRAWSLRNSSGGLETSLKDFRRDLVIDVYDEGGKQVLSYSVHECWVSEYQSLPELNANANGVAFEHIKVEHHGWVREHTNPPQEPQFTDTAG, from the coding sequence ATGGCAGAGGTGACACGCCGGGACCCGTTCAAGAACTTCCGGTTCCGGGTGAAATTCAGCGGCGCGACCGAGTACATCGCGGGAATCAGCCGGGTCAGCGGGCTGAAGCGGAAAACCGAGGTCGTCTGGCACCGGTGCGGGGGTGACCCCGGAACCAGCCGCAAGCTTCCCGGCCGTACCGAGTACGAGCCGATCACCCTGGAGCGCGGCTGCACGGTGGACACGGCCTTCGAGGAGTGGGCGAACCGGGCCTGGAGCCTGCGCAATTCCTCGGGCGGCCTGGAGACGTCGCTGAAGGACTTCCGGCGGGACCTCGTCATCGACGTGTACGACGAGGGCGGTAAGCAGGTGCTGTCCTACTCCGTGCACGAATGCTGGGTCTCGGAGTACCAGAGCCTGCCCGAACTGAACGCCAATGCCAACGGGGTCGCCTTCGAGCACATCAAGGTGGAGCACCACGGCTGGGTACGGGAGCACACCAACCCGCCGCAGGAACCGCAGTTCACCGACACCGCGGGGTGA
- a CDS encoding GPW/gp25 family protein — protein MDISFPYRVDSRGRTAQVEHDGHVRDMVKQVLFTTPGERVNRPDFGCGLLDLVFAGNSPELAATVEMTAQSALQRWLGDLLTVESLTVSSEESALVVHVTYALTATGQSRSLTVRGGTPS, from the coding sequence ATGGACATCAGCTTCCCGTACCGCGTCGACAGCCGCGGCCGCACCGCACAGGTCGAGCACGACGGACACGTACGCGACATGGTCAAGCAAGTGCTCTTCACCACCCCCGGGGAGCGGGTCAACCGCCCCGACTTCGGCTGCGGCCTGCTCGACCTGGTCTTCGCCGGGAACAGCCCGGAACTGGCGGCGACCGTGGAGATGACGGCCCAGTCCGCGCTCCAGCGCTGGCTCGGCGACCTGCTCACGGTGGAGTCCTTGACGGTCAGCAGCGAGGAGTCCGCCCTGGTCGTGCACGTCACCTACGCCCTGACGGCCACCGGGCAGAGCCGCAGCCTGACGGTCCGCGGAGGGACGCCGTCATGA
- a CDS encoding DUF4255 domain-containing protein has product MSDCRSVAAATETLRALLQDAVSGTVPDAVVTASAPREADDEPTAAELNVFLYRTTVDGTWRNTDPVGARPGETRRPPLPLVLHYLLSCRAPADAAATVPQLLLGAAMLALHDRPVLPPDELRAAADFSDLHLQQEPVRITPAVMSTEELTRLWRALGIGDRLTVAYEARIVLIDSTVPGRTPLPVLRRGELGRGPEAAASLAAPWPALLAVHPTVAAPNTELVLTCSGLEAAAVSVHLTHPVLGGPVVLPARVTGAGTVRAVLGEDHGAGRWWVALVLTAADGSHRTTGTRLVDVAPRLASRLPLTTALDAGGAMDLTVECAPRVHPGQRVELLVGDLPVPAEPFTEPTGTLRFRMAQGAPGRYALRLRVDGVDSPLVDARTERFNADTAVVIT; this is encoded by the coding sequence GTGAGCGACTGCCGGTCCGTGGCGGCGGCGACGGAGACCCTGCGTGCCCTGCTCCAGGACGCCGTGAGCGGTACGGTTCCCGACGCCGTGGTGACAGCCAGCGCGCCTCGCGAAGCTGACGACGAGCCCACCGCTGCCGAGCTGAACGTGTTCCTCTACCGGACGACCGTCGACGGCACCTGGCGGAACACCGACCCGGTGGGTGCCCGGCCCGGTGAGACCCGCCGCCCGCCGCTGCCCCTGGTCCTGCACTATCTGCTCAGCTGCCGCGCGCCCGCCGACGCCGCGGCGACTGTCCCTCAACTGCTGCTCGGCGCGGCCATGTTGGCGCTGCACGATCGGCCCGTCCTGCCGCCCGACGAGCTGAGGGCAGCGGCCGACTTCAGCGACCTGCACCTACAGCAGGAACCGGTGCGGATCACCCCGGCCGTCATGAGCACGGAGGAGCTGACACGGCTGTGGCGGGCTCTGGGCATCGGTGACCGGCTCACGGTCGCTTATGAGGCGCGGATCGTTCTGATCGACAGCACGGTGCCGGGCCGGACCCCGCTGCCCGTGCTGCGCCGCGGGGAACTCGGCCGTGGCCCCGAGGCCGCTGCGTCGCTCGCCGCCCCCTGGCCCGCCCTCCTTGCCGTCCACCCGACGGTCGCCGCCCCGAACACCGAACTGGTGCTGACCTGTAGTGGCCTGGAGGCCGCGGCGGTGAGCGTCCACCTGACGCACCCCGTGCTCGGCGGGCCCGTGGTGCTGCCGGCGCGGGTGACCGGTGCCGGGACCGTGCGCGCCGTGCTCGGTGAGGACCACGGCGCCGGCCGCTGGTGGGTGGCCTTGGTCCTCACCGCCGCCGACGGCAGCCACCGCACCACCGGTACCCGGTTGGTGGACGTCGCCCCGCGCCTCGCCAGCCGGCTGCCGTTGACCACCGCTCTGGACGCCGGCGGCGCGATGGACCTCACGGTGGAGTGCGCGCCCAGGGTCCATCCCGGGCAGCGAGTCGAGCTGCTCGTGGGCGATCTGCCCGTGCCCGCCGAGCCCTTCACCGAGCCCACCGGGACGCTACGGTTCAGGATGGCCCAGGGCGCACCCGGGCGGTACGCGCTCCGCTTGCGCGTCGACGGGGTGGACAGCCCGCTCGTCGACGCGCGGACCGAGCGGTTCAACGCGGACACGGCGGTGGTGATCACATGA
- a CDS encoding phage baseplate assembly protein V → MTVETVRQWHGLYQGIVVSAMDESRAGLLQVRVPEVLGADVCVWAAPLTPLAGADCGMYVVPPTGAGVWVQFLDGDPDRPVWVGFWRGGPGDVPSAAQSADLGTPQIVLATPAQSALVISDQPGPAGGIRLQLHGKNGPFITINETFIEMSCGGPEGASIKLMGTQVIINGGALMVQ, encoded by the coding sequence GTGACCGTGGAGACGGTGCGGCAGTGGCACGGCCTGTACCAGGGCATCGTGGTCTCCGCCATGGACGAGTCAAGAGCGGGACTGCTGCAGGTCCGCGTTCCGGAGGTGCTGGGTGCGGACGTCTGCGTGTGGGCGGCTCCGTTGACCCCGCTGGCCGGGGCGGACTGCGGCATGTACGTGGTGCCGCCGACCGGGGCGGGGGTGTGGGTGCAGTTCCTCGACGGGGACCCCGACCGGCCGGTGTGGGTCGGTTTCTGGCGGGGCGGGCCCGGGGATGTGCCGTCGGCCGCCCAGTCGGCGGATCTGGGCACGCCGCAGATCGTCCTCGCCACGCCCGCACAGAGCGCCCTGGTCATCAGCGACCAGCCGGGGCCCGCGGGCGGGATCAGGCTGCAACTGCACGGCAAGAACGGGCCGTTCATCACCATCAACGAAACGTTCATCGAGATGTCCTGCGGCGGGCCCGAAGGAGCCAGCATCAAGCTCATGGGCACGCAAGTCATCATCAACGGCGGCGCTCTGATGGTGCAGTGA